GCTGACCAGTCATATTAATGAGCTGGTTAGCGTCAAGCGTGCCAATACTCACCACTGATTCTTTTTCAACCAAATCCAGCAGCCAGATCCGGAGATCTTTGGCTACGTTTGTGCGAGACATCATTCCTATTAAATGCGCTCCACGAGGAGAGAATAAACGCACATCAATTTCACGTAAGCTATTGTTTATCCCATCCTTCCTCACTTTGGTCACAACAGACATACTCTCTGAAAACTCATCCTCGTGACGTTTGAAAATATTAGAAACTTTATTCGGACTGGCATAACCCAGCAGGTCAGCCAGCGCATCAGTGGTAAACCAGATCTTTCCATCCCCGTTGTCAAACGGGATTACAGTGTGGTTTTTAAACGTTAGAGCAGATTTCATATTCATAGTGACACCTTTTAGAAACGAGCCTCGTTGCCCAGAAACGACGCCCACAGAGAGGTCACCACCAATAACGGCGTTCCTCCGAGGCTCGTTTCCAGAAAGCTCTGTGTGATTTATGCGCCGGGCAAGGCGCGGTGGATTGCAGATATAAAAAAGCCCCGCGATTGCGAGGCTCGTTGTCAGAGTTGATATCCGTCCCCTGACGGACGGGGTTTTACGGCACACCGGGAAACGGCGAGGCTTCCCACCTCTACTGTGCTGGTAGTGCGGTTTTCCGCAGTTTCGGTAAAACCCGCCGCCAGTTTTCATCTGATACACAGTGAGGATGCGGAACAATCGCGCGCGTTTCTCGTTCGAGAACTTTTCTTCCGGCTTCCAGAGTCCGTTGGTACTCAAATGCCATAGAGTAGAAGCTCGGCGCGTATTCAGATTTGAGGGTTCTCATTGCAGGATAGGCCAGCTCGATATTCTTCCGCATATATTCGGCGGCATTCCATATCCAGCAAAGGGAGCAAAGCTCTTCGCGAGTCAGGGTGATTGTCATTGGTTCGTCTTCCAGTGCCGCGGGCTGGCTGGCTGGCTGCTGATGGAGTTTCTTTTCACACTCGATAAAATAGCGACGGATTTGACGTCCCTTTTCGTTGCGCTCAACCATCGCCAGCTCTTTGGCTGTATCCAGGGTAAGATGATATTCCTTACGACGACGTCCTACAGTTTTCGCCAATTTTGGCGAAAATACGATGTAGTCTAAGTTTGCAGTGAAGCCATACTCTGAAATCCGTTCCCGAATCCAATTAGAAAAATCCCTACCGACTTCAAGAAAGACATGTAAATCACGAGCATTGCAAAGTAAAGCAGATTCGTTAGAAA
The sequence above is drawn from the Enterobacteriaceae bacterium ESL0689 genome and encodes:
- a CDS encoding antA/AntB antirepressor family protein, encoding MNNQLIPVFSGSISNESALLCNARDLHVFLEVGRDFSNWIRERISEYGFTANLDYIVFSPKLAKTVGRRRKEYHLTLDTAKELAMVERNEKGRQIRRYFIECEKKLHQQPASQPAALEDEPMTITLTREELCSLCWIWNAAEYMRKNIELAYPAMRTLKSEYAPSFYSMAFEYQRTLEAGRKVLERETRAIVPHPHCVSDENWRRVLPKLRKTALPAQ